The Methanomethylovorans hollandica DSM 15978 genome includes a region encoding these proteins:
- a CDS encoding SagB/ThcOx family dehydrogenase, which yields MQEIGKDFMKLTKFQYLGKAPQTNGYPQPPLQKESDDGIKIIELPDPDHIHVRDMPLRRAIEHRTSVRSYSDKPLTLNELSYLLWCTQGVKEIIEDVVTFRTVPSAGARHSLETYLLINNVEGLEPGLYRFLAIGHKLLQLDIETNMAKEITEACLGQDFVKKSAVTFIWTAVAARMKWRYGERGYRYLHLDAGHVCQNLYLSAEAIDCGVCAIAAFLDDDMNELLDLDGEHEFVIYVATVGKNEG from the coding sequence ATGCAAGAGATAGGCAAAGACTTCATGAAATTGACTAAGTTCCAGTACCTTGGAAAAGCACCTCAAACTAACGGATATCCTCAGCCGCCTTTGCAAAAGGAGTCAGATGATGGTATTAAGATAATAGAACTGCCAGACCCTGATCATATTCATGTGAGAGACATGCCCTTAAGACGTGCCATCGAACATCGTACAAGCGTGCGCAGCTATTCAGATAAGCCCCTTACACTTAATGAACTCTCTTATCTTTTATGGTGCACGCAGGGAGTGAAAGAGATCATTGAGGATGTTGTCACGTTCAGGACCGTGCCATCAGCAGGCGCAAGACACTCGCTAGAAACATATCTGCTGATCAATAATGTGGAGGGGCTTGAGCCAGGACTGTATAGATTCCTTGCCATAGGGCATAAACTACTGCAACTGGACATTGAGACAAATATGGCGAAGGAGATCACTGAAGCCTGTCTGGGACAGGATTTTGTAAAGAAGAGCGCAGTGACTTTCATTTGGACAGCTGTTGCAGCCAGAATGAAATGGCGCTACGGAGAAAGAGGATATCGTTATCTGCACCTGGATGCAGGTCATGTGTGCCAGAATCTGTACCTGAGCGCGGAAGCTATTGACTGCGGTGTTTGTGCCATAGCGGCCTTCCTGGATGATGACATGAACGAACTGCTGGACCTCGACGGCGAGCATGAGTTCGTGATCTATGTAGCTACCGTAGGAAAAAATGAAGGATGA
- the tnpB gene encoding IS200/IS605 family element RNA-guided endonuclease TnpB — MLKAYKFRIYPTKKQEEIIKVHFGACRFVYNWALEQKIKTYEQTKESISRFDLQRILVHEVKHSNEWLKEANSQALLASLVNVESAFTKFFREKTGFPKFKSKKNPVQSYQMPQHYSVDFEKQIIKIPKIGEVKTILHRRFEGKLKTATISRTCTEKYYISILVEDGKQIPNKQNFSESTTIGIDIGIKDFAVLSNGEKVENPKYLKNSLQRLKVLQKRVSRKQKGSQNRAKAKQRLASLHDKIANQRNDFQNKLSFRLISENQAIALETLNVKGMLKNHCLAQSISDAGWCSFVTKLEYKAEWFGKTILRIGQFEPSTRICNVCGYYNGKLTLADRDWTCPDCKTKHDRDINAAINIKKFSIQEQNLIII; from the coding sequence ATGTTAAAAGCCTATAAATTCCGAATCTACCCAACCAAAAAACAAGAGGAAATAATAAAAGTTCATTTTGGTGCGTGTAGATTTGTATATAATTGGGCTTTAGAACAAAAAATAAAAACTTATGAACAAACTAAGGAATCAATATCAAGGTTTGATTTGCAACGGATTTTAGTTCACGAAGTGAAACATTCTAATGAATGGTTGAAAGAAGCTAATTCACAGGCTCTGCTTGCCTCTTTAGTAAATGTAGAATCAGCATTTACAAAATTCTTCAGAGAGAAAACTGGATTTCCCAAATTCAAATCTAAAAAAAACCCAGTCCAGTCTTATCAGATGCCACAACATTACTCTGTAGATTTCGAGAAGCAAATAATTAAGATCCCAAAAATAGGAGAAGTCAAAACCATACTTCATAGAAGGTTTGAAGGTAAGCTTAAAACCGCAACCATTTCAAGGACATGTACGGAAAAATATTATATCAGTATTCTTGTCGAAGATGGAAAACAAATTCCAAATAAGCAGAACTTTTCAGAATCAACTACAATTGGAATAGATATAGGTATCAAAGACTTTGCTGTTCTCTCAAACGGAGAAAAAGTTGAAAATCCAAAGTATCTGAAGAACTCCTTACAGCGATTGAAGGTATTACAGAAAAGAGTATCAAGGAAACAGAAAGGCTCACAGAACAGAGCAAAGGCTAAACAAAGACTTGCATCACTCCATGACAAAATAGCAAATCAAAGAAACGATTTCCAGAATAAACTCTCTTTTAGACTGATTAGCGAGAACCAAGCAATAGCTCTGGAAACTCTGAATGTTAAAGGTATGTTAAAAAATCATTGTCTTGCTCAATCAATTTCCGATGCTGGATGGTGTAGTTTTGTAACTAAACTGGAATACAAAGCTGAATGGTTTGGAAAAACCATACTCCGTATTGGACAGTTTGAGCCAAGTACAAGAATCTGTAATGTGTGTGGCTATTATAACGGAAAGCTAACACTTGCGGATAGGGACTGGACGTGTCCAGATTGCAAAACAAAGCATGACAGAGATATAAATGCTGCAATCAATATCAAGAAATTCTCTATTCAAGAGCAAAATCTTATAATAATCTGA
- a CDS encoding DNA-3-methyladenine glycosylase I — MSAVEVKNEGIVRNRLKVRSAINNAKAFKKVREEFGSFDKYIWNFVDHTSVQNSWKSLADIPAKTEIAENISKDLKKIMVRSCYAS, encoded by the coding sequence ATTTCTGCTGTAGAAGTTAAAAACGAAGGTATCGTTCGCAACAGGCTTAAGGTCAGATCTGCAATTAATAATGCCAAGGCTTTCAAAAAGGTTCGGGAGGAGTTTGGTTCATTCGACAAGTACATCTGGAACTTTGTGGACCATACATCTGTGCAGAATTCCTGGAAGTCGCTGGCAGATATCCCTGCAAAGACCGAGATTGCAGAAAATATCAGCAAAGATCTGAAAAAAATAATGGTGAGATCTTGTTATGCCTCATGA
- a CDS encoding ribose 1,5-bisphosphate isomerase translates to MYDLMDTAEKIRTMEIRGAGRIAVAASAALRDHARTLSSLSAEEFEKSINEVARILVETRPTAVSLPNAVALTKKHSSRNATEAIAEIVANSERFIKNANEALDKIGRVGARRIRDGDVIMTHCNSHAAIAIIKTAFKQGKKISVIATESRPRRQGFITIRELNDAGIPTTLIVDSAVRLVMKDVDLVIVGADSIAVNGALVNKIGTSQLALAAREARKNVLVAAETYKFSPNTILGQMVEIEDRSSNEVIDPDMLKEMPNVKVRNPAFDITPPEYIDLIITDAGAFPPAMAYMVIKEYLGLDLVDLK, encoded by the coding sequence ATGTACGACCTGATGGATACCGCAGAAAAGATCCGCACCATGGAGATACGGGGAGCCGGCAGGATAGCAGTCGCGGCTTCAGCAGCCCTTAGGGATCACGCACGGACGCTAAGTTCACTATCCGCTGAGGAGTTTGAGAAAAGCATCAACGAGGTTGCAAGGATACTTGTGGAGACCAGGCCTACAGCCGTATCCCTGCCCAATGCTGTGGCCCTCACAAAAAAGCATTCTTCAAGGAATGCCACCGAAGCAATTGCTGAAATAGTTGCCAATTCTGAAAGGTTCATAAAAAATGCCAATGAAGCACTGGATAAGATCGGCAGGGTAGGTGCCAGGCGTATCCGTGATGGGGATGTCATTATGACCCATTGTAATTCCCATGCAGCTATTGCCATCATCAAGACAGCCTTTAAGCAGGGCAAGAAGATATCTGTCATCGCCACCGAATCAAGACCCCGCAGACAAGGTTTCATCACTATCAGAGAACTGAACGATGCAGGTATTCCTACCACGCTCATCGTGGACTCGGCTGTGAGGCTAGTCATGAAAGACGTGGACCTGGTGATCGTTGGCGCTGATTCCATTGCCGTTAACGGTGCATTGGTCAATAAGATAGGTACTTCCCAGCTTGCACTGGCGGCCAGAGAAGCTCGCAAGAACGTCCTGGTTGCAGCCGAGACCTATAAATTCAGTCCTAATACCATTCTGGGTCAGATGGTGGAAATAGAGGACCGCTCAAGTAATGAGGTTATAGACCCTGATATGCTCAAAGAGATGCCCAACGTAAAAGTGCGCAATCCGGCATTTGATATCACACCACCAGAATACATTGACCTTATAATCACAGATGCTGGTGCTTTCCCGCCGGCAATGGCATACATGGTTATTAAAGAATACCTGGGGCTGGACCTGGTAGATCTGAAATAG
- the sppA gene encoding signal peptide peptidase SppA, with product MNPEDVANSRNADHGEEKPSMENDPYISGKAEREIPPSVPSAYNRNTSAAIAPGKSRWKMYLLLAGFLIVLIGASLAAIMGNFDGNLYASGDKIAVIYVEGEIVSGSIYNGLGYATPDGINENIRKAVQDQSVKAILLRVDSPGGSSTAGEEIYEEVKRAHDEGMPIVVSMGNVAASAAYHISVPADVIVANPSTMTGSIGVIWTFENMSAYYDQEGIEFHVAKSGEFKDMGGSWRGLSDEEKEYADSIIMEVYDTFVTNVAEGRNMSVSEVKDIADGRIYTGKKAKELGLVDELGNFYDAIDIATELAGIEGEPTVVYMNKPSLSSLLFGSESGTSNASVEELLKRYEERPYGYLS from the coding sequence ATGAATCCTGAAGATGTGGCAAATAGCCGCAATGCAGACCATGGAGAGGAAAAACCATCTATGGAGAATGATCCCTATATATCAGGGAAGGCGGAAAGGGAGATCCCGCCAAGCGTACCTTCTGCCTATAACAGAAACACATCTGCAGCTATAGCGCCCGGCAAAAGCAGATGGAAAATGTACCTGTTATTAGCCGGATTCCTTATCGTTCTTATTGGTGCAAGCCTTGCAGCCATTATGGGTAATTTTGATGGCAATCTGTATGCCAGCGGTGACAAGATTGCAGTTATCTACGTTGAAGGCGAAATTGTTTCCGGCAGCATATACAATGGATTGGGATATGCAACCCCTGATGGAATAAATGAGAATATACGCAAGGCTGTGCAAGATCAAAGCGTAAAAGCGATCTTATTGAGGGTTGATAGCCCCGGTGGATCTTCAACAGCTGGTGAGGAGATATATGAAGAAGTGAAAAGAGCCCATGATGAAGGTATGCCTATAGTTGTATCCATGGGTAACGTAGCTGCCAGTGCAGCATATCATATATCAGTGCCTGCTGACGTAATCGTGGCAAATCCTTCTACGATGACCGGTAGTATAGGCGTGATATGGACCTTTGAGAACATGTCTGCTTACTATGACCAGGAAGGAATAGAATTCCATGTGGCTAAATCCGGAGAGTTCAAGGATATGGGCGGCTCATGGAGAGGTCTCTCTGATGAGGAAAAGGAATACGCCGACAGCATAATAATGGAAGTTTACGATACATTCGTGACAAATGTTGCAGAAGGGCGCAATATGTCCGTAAGCGAAGTCAAGGATATTGCAGATGGCAGGATATATACCGGTAAAAAGGCAAAGGAACTGGGCCTTGTGGACGAACTTGGCAACTTCTATGATGCTATAGACATTGCTACGGAACTGGCTGGCATAGAAGGAGAACCTACTGTAGTATATATGAACAAGCCTTCGCTTTCAAGCCTGTTATTCGGTTCCGAATCCGGAACTTCGAATGCATCCGTTGAAGAATTATTAAAGCGTTATGAGGAGAGACCATACGGGTATTTGTCATGA
- a CDS encoding class I SAM-dependent methyltransferase, which yields MSRMKSSRNTDAKEQGYDAWYDQHIKVFYSELAAIKKVLGNVYQEQRSIEIGVGTGRFAQALHITYGADPSRRMLELARERNIICIQAVVEDLPLKDKSLDLALMVTIDPFMTDMQQAFAEVRRILKTDGRMVLGMIDRNSRLGDVYEKKYEKRQHEKGSYSPVKLHSVDEIKAYIHEAGFRDITIVQTLFRPLEMIPDIEPVRGGSGDGGFVVIRADK from the coding sequence ATGTCTCGAATGAAATCATCACGTAATACAGATGCAAAGGAACAGGGATATGATGCCTGGTATGACCAGCACATTAAAGTGTTCTATTCAGAACTGGCTGCTATAAAGAAGGTGTTGGGAAACGTATACCAGGAACAAAGATCCATAGAGATAGGAGTGGGGACTGGGAGATTTGCACAAGCCCTGCATATCACTTATGGCGCAGACCCTTCCAGGAGAATGCTGGAATTAGCCAGAGAACGAAATATAATTTGTATACAAGCAGTGGTAGAAGACTTACCACTCAAGGATAAGAGTCTTGATCTTGCTCTGATGGTTACTATAGATCCTTTTATGACTGACATGCAGCAAGCGTTCGCTGAGGTTCGCAGGATACTAAAAACAGATGGCAGAATGGTTCTTGGAATGATAGACAGGAACAGCAGACTAGGGGATGTATATGAGAAAAAATATGAGAAAAGACAGCATGAAAAAGGATCATACTCACCTGTCAAACTCCATTCAGTGGACGAAATAAAAGCATATATCCATGAAGCTGGTTTCAGGGACATTACCATAGTTCAGACCCTTTTCAGGCCACTGGAAATGATCCCAGATATAGAACCTGTCAGAGGCGGATCAGGAGATGGGGGATTTGTAGTCATCAGGGCTGATAAGTAA
- a CDS encoding pentapeptide repeat-containing protein, whose translation MDLNDTKFKDDRFKKCKILGLDFSKCNKFMLIIGFEDSFISYSVFSNMNLENTDFINCQIHDCDFVNTNLKNANFEGSNLKNSIFQNTNLSFTSFRNARNYNIDPNHNFLKRTKFSTPEVISLLNIYDIDIE comes from the coding sequence GTGGATCTGAATGACACAAAGTTCAAGGATGACAGATTCAAGAAATGCAAAATACTGGGATTGGATTTTTCAAAATGCAACAAATTCATGCTCATTATCGGGTTTGAAGACTCTTTTATTTCCTATTCTGTTTTTTCCAACATGAATTTGGAAAATACGGATTTCATTAACTGTCAGATACATGATTGCGATTTTGTCAATACTAACCTTAAAAATGCGAATTTTGAAGGGTCTAATCTTAAGAATAGCATCTTTCAAAATACTAACCTTAGCTTCACATCTTTCAGGAATGCAAGGAACTACAATATAGATCCAAATCATAATTTTCTGAAAAGAACGAAATTCTCTACCCCAGAGGTTATCTCCCTTTTAAACATCTACGATATCGATATTGAATGA
- a CDS encoding helix-hairpin-helix domain-containing protein, whose amino-acid sequence MKDENKTRTLKELQVIPGVGKKTAEDLWELGIRSVVGMKGKDPEELYLKLCDNTGMKIDRCMLYVFRCAVYYASNEEHDPQLLKWWSWKDYK is encoded by the coding sequence ATGAAGGATGAGAACAAAACCCGAACCCTTAAGGAATTACAGGTTATTCCTGGAGTCGGCAAAAAAACCGCAGAGGATCTTTGGGAATTGGGTATTCGTTCCGTGGTAGGTATGAAGGGAAAAGACCCTGAAGAACTCTACCTGAAACTATGTGATAATACCGGGATGAAAATAGACAGATGCATGCTCTATGTATTCAGATGTGCAGTGTATTATGCATCGAACGAAGAGCATGACCCACAACTGCTTAAATGGTGGAGCTGGAAGGATTACAAATAA
- a CDS encoding DNA-3-methyladenine glycosylase I has translation MPLHDDRSLFEFLVLEGAQAGLSWETILRKRNNYRKAFDNFDHEKIAAYDYVNYPSLLSDESEEGASCFILRTTVRKSTSSSPAFHRCQIIIRFCS, from the coding sequence GTGCCGCTACACGATGACAGGTCGCTTTTCGAATTCCTTGTGCTGGAAGGGGCACAGGCGGGTTTAAGCTGGGAAACGATCCTCAGGAAAAGGAATAATTACAGAAAGGCTTTTGACAATTTCGATCACGAGAAGATTGCAGCCTATGATTATGTGAACTACCCCTCCCTGCTTTCTGATGAAAGCGAGGAAGGGGCTTCTTGTTTCATTCTTCGAACCACTGTTCGCAAGTCCACAAGCTCATCCCCTGCGTTCCACAGGTGTCAGATTATTATAAGATTTTGCTCTTGA